The Acipenser ruthenus unplaced genomic scaffold, fAciRut3.2 maternal haplotype, whole genome shotgun sequence sequence CGGTGGAAATGTAAATACatctttgatttattattattattattattattattattattattattattattgttggtgttggtgttggtgttgttttgACTAACAGGTCATTGATGGTGTACttattcaataaatatatatatatatatatatatatatatatatatatatatatatatatatatatatatatatatatatatatatatatatatatatatatatatatatatatatatatatatatatatatatatatatatatatatgtcaataGAATGTCTTTATTAAGAAAACGAAAAAGATATGCACCCATTTTCTGCTCATTCTATTCTCGTCATTACGGTAATACACATGTGTGGAATTCCGTGGTATTTAGGTGGCGTTGTCTTTTCTGTGGATTACGGTCGTGTACCCCGGTGGGGGTGAAGTTTGGGAATGTAACCACACAAGAGGAGAGGgatttttgttgttgctgttgcagaGCGCACTTTCACAATGATGTGCAAAGGGAAGCAGCTGGCTCCGGTCGCCGTGTCTTATTATATTTTGGTTTCATTGCTTGCATCTATCTCTGATGGGAATCCTATTCGTCGCAACAGTACAGTCAGCGGTACTAGTGAGGGAGATATTAGtagtaaaataataacaataaaaactaatGATGCGACAGTAAACGTAACTGCTAGCAACCGCAGCACTGGAAAGAAGACTAACGAGACTGTAAGTAACACAACTGACATTGCAAAGCCAACGATTCAGTCTGCAGACACCAAAACTGATAACAAGATTAGTATCAGCTACAACACTGAGGATTTGGAGGAGCCCATCACTAAAGACGTTATCAGGAGGGTGTGGTACAAGCGACAGGGGGAATCCGACGAACAACCGACTGGTGCTGGTAAGAAATGTAGAGCACACACCACAAAACAGCTGGTTACTTTTAGAGCAATTCAGTAATAGCTTAGTCTTGACTGTTTATGAAGTACAGCACAGCTCGCCACTAATTTAGCAGtgtatgtcatatatatatatatatatatatatatatatatatatatatatatatatatatatatatatagacacacacacacacacacacacacacacacacagtgtatacacacacctgtcaacattgagcttttgaaaactgaaatcttagtggcctgaattgaagtgaaccATGTTTCTGTGAGTCATTTAGCTTGAGCTGAAGTAGGGTCCAACACCATTTTGTTTCCATATCGCTGCATATAACCAGGGTTGCCCTAAATTGGGCAGAGCCCAAATTCTGTAGTAAACTAGTACAGGAAACACACATTTTGCAGGTgtgtaataaaaattaaaaaaaaagtctaaggCAGTGCTGTCCAATCCTAGTCCTGAATGGACGTTCCACTCCAGGTCTAACAGGTAAAATATTATAATTAACAACTTCAGGGTCTGGTTGAAGTTTTATTGGTCCAATTAAACGATTTAGAATAGGGGTGGAACAAAgtccaggagtggaagggccagctttggtcACCCCTGCACCAAAGCACCACAATAGAGTTCTCTCATATAATATATATGgaatatggaaggaaatgcagtCTTTGTGAGGATCACATAAACAGCAATTCAACAGTTCCCTCAAGGCAAATTCTCTCTCAAAAACCCTAGCCTAATTTCAAGCTTCCTGCGATATTTTCAGCCTCACGAGTTGTCTTTGTTGCTAGCTTTTTTAGACCGAGAATGAAACAAGCATTCCATGGGCTCGCCCAAAATAAGCAACAAAACATGGAAACGCATGTGAAACCAATGCTGAGCTTCAGAGATAACTCACGGTGACCCAAATTCTGATCTAGATTGTGCTGCTGGAAGCAGGGGTTTAGCCTGCTCTAGATTGTGCTACTGGAAGCAGGGTTTTAGTCTGATCTAGATTGTGGGTGAGCAGGTCAGCaggtttctctgtgctttaatattgtcatatattatttatttttttttgtaacacaaaGCTCCAAAGAATTGTTAGGATTGTCATAAGCAAAGCAATAGCTTCCATCCTTTCCGTTCTGTAAACCAATGAATGGGACATTAGCAGCAAGGCTTGCTCAGAAAAAAAACGCCAACATGTGTTAAATACTTGCATTGCATGGAAACTTTTCCCTCAACTCGGGTAGACTATCAATGGGGGTTGAGGAGGAATGTGAGAGAACCCGGATCAGCTCGGATTGGCTGTCAATGTGTGCTCATGGAGGTACACGGGAGCTCTTGTTTTGCACCTCTTGTATAATAATTTCACTATTATTTTAAGAGAATTTAAAGGGGAAGTCAAGTTTACGGAACATTTTTAGAAAATAAGTCTGAACACTGTTTTAACaaaaactgatttacgttttctagCCTGTTTAAACTTAAGACCAGGAGTGTTAAAATATTTAAGAAGCGGATAAAGATCTGGAAGAAATCAAAGGTCAAGGTCTTTACAAAGTGACTGCAGAAAAAACTGGAGCAGCATATGTATCTAAATGTACAGAATTggtgagttttgttttgttgtatatttttgtttaggAGATCTTTTATGGATGGGAAATAGACCATTCTTTTTCCTTTGCAAGAGTTGGCAAGGCTACAAGTAGGTCAGATGTTGGATTCTATTGAAGCTGGCATTGAAGTTGGGCACAGTGCACTTCAAACCGCATCATGGAGAGAGAATTCCAGTGCTTTAGCTGGTCTAACATCGCCtagttataattatttatttgttttggtttcttctgTTTTTGTGCTGAGTATGAAATAGTGACTTGTAGAGATGCAATATTAATCAATGATCTCCATGGCTTTTATTATGATAGCATCAATTGATTGATTAATCGACTCACATACTGTGTATATTACTATCACTTGCATGTTAGCAGTTGTATTCAAGGTTTTCATAAAGAATCTGCATTTTTttgcttctttctttttaatgataAAGTTTTCTTAATGCATATATGTTGCATACTTTTTGATTTTGAATAATAAAGTTCTCACTACAGGGATTGTTGTCGATTTTGTTATATGCCGGAGATATTCAAGTAGGAAACTGCTTGGTACTTGGGCAGACTCTGATGGGACTCGCTGTACAGAATGCTAACAGTACCAGTGCAAACCCAAACAGACACATACATATTTAAGAGATGTTCAGACGAAAAAAAACCATCAGTTAAATAAAAATCCAGTCGCTTACTCACATGATTAGATTTTCAAAGCAGTGGCTATTTTCCAGGCATTATCTTGAATTGCTCTGTAAACCACAGAGGGAGGAAActgcctttttttgctgatggAAGCAGAAAGTCAGGCAATGCTAAAAGAAGCGTGGAAAAGCTAATACAAAACAGATGTGGCTGAGCTGCAGCTGTACCTGCAGGGCTGTTGGGACAAACTGCTAAAGAATGCAGGGGGTCTTGACAGAAAATTGGGTCAGCTTTGGAGCAAACTGTTCCTGAACAGATGTGACATGTTATACGAACGGTCTGTTAAATGCATGCTTTGATTAAACAGGAGTTACATTTCTTCTGGTGCATAGAGTTCATCAGCTGGACAGTTGTCCCCAAGACTAGAAGTCTTATTTTTTTGTATGGTGTTATTAAGTAAGTTTAAGAATTCTcaattgcaataaaaaaacagtttaaattaGGAAGCGCAATTTAAATAGAGAATGTACAATATCAAATTGGATTCAAccaatttaaaatacagtacggTCTATAGAAGATAGCTGATTATCATGAAACAAATAGAGCTGGTCTTTGTTCCATTTCCTGGGTGAACTCTTCATCGACACACTACTCGACCCTCAACTAAAGAAACATCCAAAACATGGTCCTGAGGAGACCAATGGATAAGATCAACACTATGTAGTTGACTCAAAATCTTCATCTACATGACTATCTAATAGTAGGGATTTTCCAGCTGGACTATAAGGATACACATATATTTTACACATATCTAGAGAATCGCttattcagttgtgatgaaacttaagctgagggaacacaaagccactttttcagaaacAGTGGCTTGAAATCTGGTTATATGAGACTggaagacctagtttgaggcaactttgctgtatcaatccccaagtctcccctggtgtgccatgcagggGCCTGAAACCTAGGCTCCTGACACCAAGTTTAagctttgtgttattattattattattattattattatttatttcttaacagacgcccttatccagggcgacttacaattgttacaagatatcacattatttttacatacaattacccatttatacagttgggtttttactggagcaatctaggtaaagaaccttgctcaagggtacaacagcagtgtcccctaccagggattgaacccacgaccttctagtcaagagtccagagccctaaccattactccacactgctgcccgcagaTTTAGCCTGGACTTACTTTTATTGAGAGTTTCACAATCTGGAAGTACAGTATATGAAGGTAGCTGTCCATCCCTCTGTATGTCATTTTTAGATGTGCATACCCGTCCTACATGTTCATATTACTGAGAGCTCCAATATTGAATttacagctgggggggggggggggggtatgactCCACTGGCATTTTTGTAGAAAAGTActttttctttgtaaaatatatacaaagcTTATCTGTAAGCTTGTTGATTTCCTCTCCAGGGTATTCTTTAACTCGGGTATATACTCTGGGGTCCAAGAGGAAGCAGTGACTTCCTGTGTTGAATCATAAGGAGTGTTTGTTCTTCTCACAGCTCCCCTCCTTACCGTTACAATTCTCTCAGCTCCCCTCCCTTACCGTTACAATTCTCTCAGCTTTCCCCCCTTATTGTTACAGTTCTCTCAAGGTCTTGAGGGCTCATTTCCATTTGATTTGCTTGGAAACCACAACAAGGCTCTAGATGGTgctcttcattattattattattattatttatttatttatttatttatttatttatttatttcttagcagacacccttatccaggacgacttacagttgttacaagatatcacattatttttacatacagttacattatttttttacacattatttttacatacaattacccatttacagttgggtttttactggagcaatctaggtaaagtaccttgctcaagggtacagcagcagtgtccgccatctgggattgaaccccgaccctccggtcaagagtccagagccctaaccactactcatgAAGCTTCCATCAgtattgctctgtgaaaatgtaaCCTGGTTTACTTTTCAAACACCCAGCTAAATCCAAAGCATGCTAAATATATAGCCTTGATGATAATAATAGACAGGGGCAGGGtgatatacattttgtaaaatcCGTAAAATGTTgtaggagtgtggagtagtggttagggctctggactcttgaccagagggttgtgggttcaatccccagtgggggacactgctgttgtacccttgagcaaggtactttacctagattactccagtagaaacccaactgtataaatgggtaattgtatgtaaaaataaataaataatgcaatatctgtataatgtgaaataatgtataatgtgatatcttgtaacaattgtaagtcgccctggataagggcatctgctaagaaataaataataataataatatgtttttaacaagttgtttcccatggaccagcaggctTCAAAGGCACACAAGCACCAGACTTTTATAGTGGTGATTAAACAACTGCTAAGAATATTCCTACACTAGGCCAGATTAAGTgatttaaaacatctctgtaaaGTTGCCTGTCTTAACAAGGGATTGCACAGGGAGCATCACCATTGGTGTTCCCGTGGGTTAGAGAGAAAAAATTGTCCTGGACTGTCGCCTCACCGTGCTACAGTGGCCTCTATTGGCCAGTCAACCAGTGAGCCTTTGACTggtccagcaaaacaaaaggaaaccagCGACGTCCGCTGTATTGCGCCTGTAGAGAGGGGATTTACCTTTGGTTCTCCTGAGTTTTTTGGGGGAGTTGCAACTTGTATTTAGTTTATGGgataatatgtaaaatatataatctCCTTGTTTCAAGTAGGTGCATACAAGGAAGCAGATAGCTGCTTCCTTATTCAAGACAGCACAAATGAACACATCTTCTGCCAGTTACAGTCTCAGAATTGATACCTCTGTGGACCATTCTAGAGACTTCATTTCCACACCATCTACAGTAGCTTCCCTGAAGGACTTAGAGGCAGTTATCCTTGAGGAACAGGCACATTTACCTCTAGAACAATTTAACATGCTCTCAGTGCTGTCCAAGCCCAGGGCCGGCCTTAGTCTGTGTGGGGCCCAAAATAgtgacgaccccccccccccccaccccaaataaaaaataaaaaaaacccacacattatATCAATAAAACAGTAGGCTGCTGCTCACCATCAGTAATCAAGTAGGCAAGGCATACCGCATGTGTGCTGTcacttaaacaaaataaaaaccgttTGCAAACATTAAAccttttatataaatctaaaattatatttgaccAATCTACTTATCAAATCCGCgtgtaacatttcacatttggatgctgcacattcagctgcagttttgagtgctctttcatttttgctgtgtaaattacactaaaacaatatGCCCAACAGATCATGACATTTTTATCTGAATATACaagtgttggaaaacatggatcgagaattgattagcagtttgctacgcatgtggactggcagagctatactggtgttcttttctgaaaagagattaatattgcagatagcagactgtttggttcaaattgcatttactgctaacaattgataagagaccttgcgtctacaagcttcttgtccaacattgactgcaagctaacaagataacaatgctgtggaccagaagaggccaggctctaagacctttggaatacaaagcataaaggagctaaaaggctcccagggactgccgttggacccaaaggttcacagggagaataagagataatgccactggactaaaagggtctcaggcaaaacggagagataggaacaaggaagatgacaaaaaccagatgtatggacctttttgagGCACCACCAGGGGCTTGAAGAATGCaagagttcagaggtcgtcattagattacacacacagacacacacacacacacacacacacacacacacacacactcacactaaattaaatatatggtaacaggataatgtgttgtaccttttctattggttaagtgtcagagaaagaggaggagagagacacctatgcagaagggtatttaatgtcatgcaaaagattgtaagaacgagtattctgtttgtcctgtacctgggaccagactccctgcatatatgtaataaacttaacactgattaagaaatggcgtctgtgcagtttcttaagaaacatcgatactcacgttttaagttacatcaacaAGCCAAGAAGCAACTTTATTTTATACCACGCTGCATTTACAAGTATActtccaaacatttaatttgttgcagatacctattcagaccgttggtgtggtggtccgtcttactttaatacacacaatctccatttcattatcgattaatagtagcctactcactttaagaaaagacgatgctgcactgtcctgcgccgtgtcttggttttcttcggtggaatgtaaagagggacaggctattgattagcctatcagacagctaacccttagatgttgcatttttaaaaataaatttagtaTGATCGAGTACACTCAACATGAGGAATTATGTCCAAATtgtcagtcagaaagtgcaaatgtggtcacgttacattggtaagcagaaaccaatattttggagatgattattgtgaATCGGATTCATGTGCTTCCAGAAGCAGATTTTTATTTCCCGGTTTCTCTAGATACGGCAGCTCAGCTACTTGTTGCTGCTTGAGttgaatttctttattttttattttccttttacaatggcccGAATCGTACTTGCGAGGGGCCGACATAATACTCGCAAGACTGTTTCGACTCTGAAGacgtcatacaatttgtgacgcTCACGGGGCCCCCTTGGGTGTGGGGCCCTAGGCCGTCGCCTTGCCCTAAGGCCAGCCCTGTCCATGCCAGTCCTGACCAGTGTTATCACCAAACACCTTTGTTAAATGGCTTTCTTCAACACTGACCTTGCTTTTCTCTTTCAGAATGTCCACCCCTGGGCCTGGAATCTCTGCGTGTGGACGACACTCGGTTACGCGCTTCCAGTACAGAGCGGTTTGGACTGGGCGCGCACAGAGGGAGGCTCAATATTCAGGTGAGCAAGAGACCCTTTGCGACCATCACAGTGTAAGAGAGAGATCCCTGTTgcagggttggaacaataatgtGCTAATGAGATCTGGGTATATTTTGGATTAGTCTGAAAAGTGTGACTTTTGGCATCCTGAAACAAGGTGTGAAAGTAAAGTGCTTTTTTGATGACATCCCATCTGTGTTTAGTCTGGAATTGAGGACGGGGATATCTATGATGGGGCCTGGTGTGCTGGACACAAAGACACAAACCAGTGGCTGGAGGTGGACGCCAGAAGACCCACCAAGTTCACAGCGGTCATCCTACAGGGGAGGAGCTCCATCTGGAGGTGAGGGCCTTGGTATGCAAAGCTGTGTGCTTGTATTTTCTTAGTACTAGTTCTAAAGGGACGTCCTGTAGGGGTCaacaaagtttaaacaaacatTGTGAGCACACCTGAGAACACCGTGGCTCAGCACAGCTGTAAAGTAAGCAGTTGTGAGAGGATGTTTTTCAACTCAGACAACTCGGGACACAGGAACAAGGACTTGATAAACTGGGGTACATTTCACCTTGATGTATGTGCTGTGTCTGAAACAACATTGTAACTCACGCCAAGAAATTGATCGTGTTTAGATATTGTTTGGAAAGCAGAGTTCACAAGGTCCAGCTTCACACACACGCAGTTAGGTAAGCTATATTAAGACAGACACTTGAGGGTGTGAGTGAGAAAaagctacctgaatcctctcccGATGATGATGATCTCCATACCTGAGCTACTGGTGTGAGTATACTGTTGATGCTCCCAAAACCACCCTGAAAGTTTCGACTGTCTTTTTATCCCACCTTCAGTTGGGATTGGGTGACGTCCTACAAAGTCCAGCTCAGCAATGACACCTACAACTGGACGCCAAGCATGAACGGCACTGAGGAAGCTGTGAGTATTAAAATGGCGCATTCTGAAATTGATTGATTTACCCCTGATCAAAGACATTTATGGGAATACAGTACTGCCGTTTGAAAAGCTGTGAACCCATTCATCCAGCCCTCATTTttttagttacatttttgtttcatataGACTTGAATACAATCTAATTCACCTTTCATTTGGAGCATCCACCCTCTTACAGACATGGCCAGACAAGATATAGCTGGGTTTTGTCTTAGAAATCTGATATGCTTTTTATTCCAGTAGATACAGAAAAATGCAGGCAGTGAAGCTAAGGAGAGCACAAGGAGGCTGGGAAGTTGACTCACTTTCATAACAAGATGCTTCTGAAGGATTTGACTTACAGTAGACCTGCCTATACCTTGTTGTAACATTGGTCCCTTTTTTATGAGTGCTTCTACTAACAGCTCTGCAAGCACCCCCTGCAGTCCAGCCCTGGTGGCTCTCAGACACAGATTGCTAATTGTGCTAAATAATGGAGCTGTTTTAAAACTTACAATTCTGCAATTCAGAGGACAGGCAGGGAAATAATGGCACATTTCCATCTGCGCCATAAAACCAGattgtaaaactcaatctcatcttgttccaatatcaaactggggcagCAGCCGGTACCATCTGCTGTCTGCAATCCCATCTGCAACCGGACATTCCACAAAAGTCACAGATCATCCGCCTCTCATGTCCTTTCCTTTGGATGCTCCTTAGGTAACCTCCCCCTACAAGGGCGAGTCGGGGGGATTGAGTTCTGTTAACCCACAATGTGAACTGGGGCTGACACTTCACAGTCTCAGTTTTAAACTCTGCTGAAGGAAATGAATGAGATTTCAAATCACTTTCAAGTCAGTCCCAGATGTAAATGTGGCATTAGCCTACTGTGCCTTATAAAACGGCCAAGGTGCCCTTGTCTTTTATTGCATGTCCTGAGCCAGCGCTGCGGTTCCTCGGTTAGTGAGCCTGCTGCCCTGGCTTCAGTCCAAAACCTTTGTTCCCTCAGTTTCACCAGGCAGACCAGTCATCCCCACAGGctggttttaaataataatctcAGCAGCAAAGATTGTACTTCCACTTCGTCCCAGCACACAAGAGACTCTTTCAAGTTTTCTAAGTGGAATCGTAGTGTTTGAAGGTGCCGTCCCCCCAAGATAAAGTAGCAAAATTAATTTGTGCACTGTTGAATATTGCCCATGCCTTTGTTCAGTATAATGACATTATAATGTAAAACAGGTCATaaccaaggcttttttttttttttaactgttattaGCAGCAGCGTTATCCTTGTGCTGAAGATTTAAGATTTGAAAATTTTTCAAGCTCCAGACTGTAGATTTAGAAAGTTGAATCTGTAACCTCCAAGTGCCAATGCTCTTCTTTTATAATTTATTAAACAATGCCCCTGTCTGCTTTGTGAACATCCCCCTGAAACAGTTTTGAATAAGAGCAGTCCTCACCTAGATACAGTTCTCTAAGCTAATAACATTTAAATTATACAGTATAGCAGGGATCTGAAACAATGCAATCTGTTATGCCCAGTATTACATATTCTGCATTGTAAACTCTGGAGACCCCTCGGTCTTGGTGTTACAGCTTAAAAATACTTAATATTCCTGAAACCCCAAACCCTGGAACCATGGTAGCAGAGCCTGGTGCGTGGAATTCTCTGCCAAGTTGCTTTCAGAATGACATTCAGATTTGGTCATCGTTTGTGTTTGAATGTGTAGATTTTTGAAGgcaacactgacactgagaccCCCGTACTGGGCACCCTGCCCGTGCCCGTGGTTGCCCGTTACCTCCGCATCAACCCCCAGACCTGGTATGAGAACGGGACCATCTGCCTTCGCGCCGAGATCATGGGCTGCCCGCTGCCAGGTACTGCTTTACAACTCAGCCAATAACCTGATACTCCAGGGGGCTGCCCGCTGCCAGGTACCTCTTTACAACAGCTAATCTGATACTACAGGGCTAAGCGGGTTGAGTTATGAAGACAGTTTCAGAGGACGGATTCTAATAACTTGATACTGCAGGGCTAAGCGGGTTGAGTTATGAAGACCGGTTCAGAGGATTGATTCTATTTAAATTTGGACAAAGAAGGGTTACGGAAGACTtgattaaagttttaaaaaatcctAAACAGAGTCGGCAAAGTTAAGCTCAGCTACTTTTTCAAGTGCAGCATAGATACCAGGACTAGAGGAGACAGTTTGAAACTGTTTGTAGACTACGGACAGGGTAAGAGACACTTTTATATTACACAGATTGAAGCAAGTATTTGAAACAGGTTACAAAGCCACCGTGTTGCTCCTGAATTCTGGAATCAGTTACCGATTGACATTCGAAATGCAGCTTCATTGGGTAAATTGAAACATTTGATTACAATTACTTTCTTTCTCAAAGTATGTGCAATCACTGATTAAAGACAAATGTGTGTGAGAATCGATCATGTTAAATTTATATTTGTCTACTTTGTTCCCTGGGTCCCTCTTGAAAAGCTAGATGCGCCAACTTAATGAGGTTTTCCTGGTGCGTATGtgtacaattttaaaatacattcatttatacATTAGGATTCTTTAACAGTAGTGTATTGGAGGGCTTCTCATGCTGTATTACCTAATTGGTTACGAACGTTCCTGATGTGTTAAAGATCAACATTTCTATTCAGAACACTGATTGACCAAGTGGAAGCAGGATTTCCTTTATCGAGTTTCTCTATCCCCAGATCCAAATAATATCTACACCTTGGAGACGGATCAGGGCTCCACTGATAAGCTGGATTTCCAGCACCACAACTACAAGGAAATGAGAAAGGTGAGCGCATCTCAAACCATGGCACCTTCAATATGTATCGCTGTCCGCAGACACTGCACATAATGACACTCTTTCAATCAGACTTACTGTAGGACACATCCTGGAATATAACTAGATTATGCAACATGCAATACTAAATCATTGCAAAACTATATGCACTGCAATGACTATTCTGAAGCGATAGTTCCACACAATGCAAAATATTGCAAAAGTAACACGGACACTACAACAGACATTTCGTAATAAAAACcacatatgagaaatcaaccaatcagtgtTAAGGGTTTGTCAGAATTCCAGTAGATGTCATCCTTTGCATACAACATGCAGCATAGTTCTGAAGTTAAAAAACCACAGCACGTTTGTATCTTGAACAGTAGTTCTAATCATGAGTACAATCTGTGCAGTGTCTCTTCTTGTAACAGAAATCATTGGTCAGTTTGACAATTCAGAGCCATTCACCTTCAATTTTCAGTCGTCTTGCCCAAACGGCACGAGATGATGTCTTTTATgctaataagagacaccctacacgcAATGTATTAACTTAGGTATAGTACTGCATTCACCAGTATTCAGCAGTATTGGCTTTGACAAGCTAGCAGTGCTAGCTGAGTTTCCTGAAGTGTAAAGCATGCCTGTAGAAGAGATTTGTTCTTGGGGGCTGGTGGTCAGCCTGCTGGTTTGAAATGCACTCCCATGGGTAAAACGCTTGTGGTTTTCATGGCCCACATCATTCTCACCTCAAATCTTGGCATCAAATGCTTTTTTgccattgtatgttttttttgccACCAAAGTCAGATTTTTGTTGTATACCTTCATAAAGGACTGTATTTGCTGTAAACCACGACATTTCTTGCTGTttgttaaaaaaactaaacattaaaGGTACTTTAATTAGTGTAAATGGAAggacattaaaatgtaattattcagTTGCCTTGTCTGTTAAGAGTATAATAACACAGAAGTAGACTCACCCCCTAATCTGTGTGCTTGTGATTTAAAGAATATTCAGAATTCAACCAGATCAAAACTTGAAAACAGAGCCCCTGGTTATAATGAATTTCTCTGATGCTGTTCCTTGTGCCTCTCCACCAGTTTATGAAGGCCGTGAATGAGGAGTGTCCCAACATAACTCGCATTTACAGCATTGGGAAGAGTCACCAGGGGCTTAAAATGTATGTCATGGAGATCTCGGACAACCCTGGGAAACACGAATTAGGTATGTGATGCATGGCACTGAATAAGGTGTTGCTGGCACAGTCAGTAGCAATCATGGGGTCTGTgcagttgatctaaacagtggtaggTTTTTGGTTTTCATAACCCTGGTACAGAACAGgacatattttaatgatctaaaccacgATGGTATTTAGATCCgacacattttaatgttttgccCATGAAAGTGTTTTGCTATGTGAggaatttaaagagtaagtagccaggttctgaaaaatctagcattacacgt is a genomic window containing:
- the LOC131728550 gene encoding inactive carboxypeptidase-like protein X2 (The sequence of the model RefSeq protein was modified relative to this genomic sequence to represent the inferred CDS: added 296 bases not found in genome assembly), whose protein sequence is MMCKGKQLAPVAVSYYILVSLLASISDGNPIRRNSTVSGTSEGDISSKIITIKTNDATVNVTASNRSTGKKTNETVSNTTDIAKPTIQSADTKTDNKISISYNTEDLEEPITKDVIRRVWYKRQGESDEQPTGAECPPLGLESLRVDDTRLRASSTERFGLGAHRGRLNIQSGIEDGDIYDGAWCAGHKDTNQWLEVDARRPTKFTAVILQGRSSIWSWDWVTSYKVQLSNDTYNWTPSMNGTEEAIFEGNTDTETPVLGTLPVPVVARYLRINPQTWYENGTICLRAEIMGCPLPDPNNIYTLETDQGSTDKLDFQHHNYKEMRKFMKAVNEECPNITRIYSIGKSHQGLKMYVMEISDNPGKHELGEPEFRYVAGMHGNEALGRELVLNLMQYMCQEYRKGNPRIVHLVKETRIHLLPSMNPDGYEMAAKKVRGPFFMYLAFSIRHNLKNRVKSQMTGGPHWH